GCTTCAAGGAGAGGCTCAATCCTCTCCAGCATGTCCATCTCTTTCTGCTTCTGGGCCTTCTGCGCCGAGATCTGGATCTCCCTCTCGAGGCGCTCCTTTCTCTTGGCGATAAGGTCCAGGTCGCTGATCAGGAGCTCGAGCCTCACCTTCTTCAATTCGGAGACCAGTTCTCCGGCCGAGGAGGTCCTGTAGGCCCCGAGCACGCAGACCATGGCGCTCGCGGTCTTCATGGTGTCGAAGAGGGCAATCCTGTCCTGCTTCACCGGTGTCTCAAGGGGGGCCGAATCAATGAAGTTGACGTTGGCATAGACAGTCTTCTCGGGCCTGCAGACCTCGGAAAGAGCATCAAGACGGCGGTCCGGCACGTTCACGACGCCGACGGCGCCGCGGTGATGGCCTCCTTCCGGCGCCACAGTGCCGGTGAAAGATGTGAAAAGAGTTGATTTTCCCGATGCGGAGAGTCCGACAAGTACTATGTTCATGGCAGGGTTTCCTTATAATGATGTACTATACTGACGCACATTATAAACCACCTGAGGCCCAATGTCAAAATCCCCGGATTCGAGAGCTCGTCACCATGGGCCCGTGAGCGGAAGAGCAGAGCCGATGATCCTGCTGAGATTCCCTGCCGTATCGGGTAAAAAGAGTTTTTCCCCGATTCAGAGGAAAAGAGGGGCGTGACGTGGAACAAGAGGGCGCTCCAGGAGGAGAAAATGAAAAAAATCAAGCTCGCCCGCCCTGTCCTGCTGCTCTGCCTCGCCCTGTTCCTGTGCGCTTCCCTTGTCTATGCGATCACCGCGCCTTCCCGCATAGTGTTCAAAAACAAGAAGAAAGCCGATGTCATCTTCAGCTGTGCAGGCCACAGCAAGAAGTTCGACTGCAGCAAGTGCCACCCGGAGCTCTTCGCCATGAAGAGGAACGGGACCGCCTTTACCATGGAGGACATCTCGGCGGGGAAAAAATGCGGCACCTGTCACAACGGCACCGTAAGCTTCGCGGTGAAGAACTGCGTGAGGTGCCATGTCCCGCCAAAGAAGCCTGCGGTGAAGACCGGATGCCCGGGTGACTGCACGAAATGCACCAAGTGCGAGTGACGCCGCTGCAATGACCTATAGAAGGATCGCGCTCCTCAGGCTCCTGTTCCAGCTCTTCTTCCTTGTATTCATTGCGGCCGTCGCGGTGAGAGGCCGCCTCGGGCAGAGCTTTGACACCTGTGAGAGCATCTGCCCCTTCGGCGGCGCCGAGGGGATGATCTATTTCCTCACGCACAGGCAGTATCTCTGCGTGCTCTCCTATTACAACGTGGCGCTCTTCATTGCCCTTCTCCTCCTTGCCCTTGCGGCGGGGCGGCTCTTCTGCAGCTATCTCTGCCCCCTCGGCCTTCTCTATGAGAAGATGAATGCCCTGAGGCTCCGATGGAAAATCAAGGCAAAGCTGCCGCCTCCGGGTGTGGACAGGGCGCTCCAGGCGCTCCGTTATCTTGTTATCGCGGTCATATTGTATGCGACCTGGAAGATAGGCGACCTGGTCTTCAGGGGCTATGACCCCTTCTTTGCCCTCTTCAGCCTCCACGGCCACGGCATCGCCTGGACCTCCTACCTGGTGCTGGGGCTCACCGTGGCGGGCGCCCTTTTCATTCCGATGGCATGGTGCCGATACCTCTGTCCCCTCGGGGGCGCCATGGATCTCCCGGCACTGGTGAAGCTCATAAGAGTCACAAGGGATCGCGGCTCCTGCACCGGGTGCGGAGCCTGCGACAGGACATGCCCTATGGCAATCCCCGTGAGCCGGAGGGACGAGGTGCGAGAGGTGAACTGCACGCTCTGCCTGCAATGCGCCTCGCACTGCCCGGAGAAAGATGCCCTCCAGGTGAGGGGACCGGTGAAAAGGCCTGCCGCCTGGGTGCTCCCGGTCCTTGTCCTGGCATTCCTTGTGCTTTCCCATCTCATTGCTCCTCTTTTCCGCGTGCCCACATTGAAAAGCACTTTCAAGCCCGCCCGTCCTGCAGCAGCGCCCCTGAAGGAGACCGTGTTCACCGTGGAGGGGCTCACCTGCAGGGGAAAGTCCCTGATGCTCTCGGAGAACCTCAGGTATCTCCCCGGCATGTATGAGATGGAAACCTACGCCTCGGAGAGAAAGCTTATTGTCCGCTATGACCCTGGCCTCCTCGGGGAGCAGGACATCAGGGAATGCATCGAGGGGACGATGAGGGACCCGGAGACGGGGGAGGAGGCAGCGCCCTTCAGGGTCCTGAGGGCCCGCTAGCCGCGCTTCGCCGCGGGAGGCTCAGCCGACAATACTGCTCCTGATGCGCTCGCAGAGGTCCGCCAGGCATTTTGAAAAACTCTATGCGGTCCCGTTTATGGGCTTGCGATAAATGTTACTTTAGAGTATAATACTCATGAGTAACTTTGTTGGGGGGGGACGCTTCCATGCACTTCATAGATCGCGAGCGTGAGCTCATGTACCTGAATGAAGCCTATCAAAGGGAGGGCTCACAGTTCATCGTGATCTACGGGAAACGGCGGGTGGGCAAGACGGAGCTCGTCAGGCGCTTCTTCACCGGCATTCCCCATATCTATTTTCTCGCCGAGAAATCTTCCGAAAAGGATCAGATGGTAATGCTTTCTGAGAAGACCGGGCTCGCATTTCAGGATGACTTTCTCCTCTCAAGAGGTTTCGGAGCATGGCGCGAGTTCTTCCGTTACGTCAGAGACAAGGGCAGAATCATCGTCGTCGTAGATGAATATCCCTATCTCGTTGAATCCAACGCCGCCATTCCATCGATCTTTCAGAGCGGATGGGATGAAGAGCTCAAAGATTCGCAGGTCTTTCTTGTCCTTCTCGGCTCGAGTATCGGCATGATGGAAACAGAAGTCCTCGGCTATCGCTCCCCTCTTTTCGGGAGGAGGACGGGGCAGATTCTCGTTGAGCCGCTCTCATTCTGGGATGCAAAGAAGTTCTTTCCTTCCCTGCCTTTTGAGGAATTCCTTTACATATATGCGATTCTCGGGGGTGTGCCCGCGTATCTTATGAAATTCGATCCCGGCACCGGCTTATGGGAAAATATCAGAAAGAATATTCTCAATCCGCAGGCTTACCTTTTTGCTGAGCCGGAGTTCATTCTGAGGGAAGAACTGAGGGAACCGAGGCACTATTTCTCTATTCTGAGGGCGCTCTCGCTGGGCAAGAGGAGGGCGGGCGAGATAATAAACGAGACTGGACTCGAAAAAAATGTCATCGGGAAGTACCTTTCTGTGCTTGCCGATCTCAGGCTCATCCGACGGGAAGTCCCCGTGACTGAAAAGAATCCCGAAAAAAGCAAGCAGGGAATACATCTTGTCAATGACCACTTTTTCAGATTCTGGTTTGACTATGTCTTTCCGGGCAGGAGCTTTATCCTGGAGGGTGAGGAGCTTTACCTTCTGGACAGGAAGATCAGGCCTTCGATGGATGATTTCGTCTCCCCGGTGTTCGAAGAGATCTGCAGGTCACTGGTGAGGCGCAGAGGCGCGCAGGAGCTCAGATTTCACCAAGTGGGGCGCTGGTGGTCAAGAAGAGCGGAGATAGATGTGGTGGCATTGAATGAAGATGAAAATGCCATCCTTCTGGGGGAAGCGAAATGGAGCACGAGAAAAGTGGGGACCGATGTGCTGGCACACCTGAAAGAGCAGGCTGTGAACGTGGAATGGGGCCGTCCTCGAAGAAGGGAGTATTATGCCCTCTTCAGCAGGGCGGGATTCACAGGAGAGCTGAAGGAGAGAGCCTCCCGGGAGAGAGTGTTGCTCTATGATTTCCAAGAAATCTGCAGAGAGGAGCACGCCGTCGGGTAAATTCATCAGCACTGCGGCTGGCCCACCGTTGAGGGGGGGCTGCGGGATCTCACGGGCCTATATCACAGGGTACCGGCCGGGCAGCAGCCGCGTCATCATTCTATGACCGGAATGAGCGGTCAAGTCGGCTGGATAGATTATATCAGGGGTGATATTTTAACCTTTTTCGAGGAAATGAAACAGGGCTTTCATATTGTGGCAATAATGTTCCTGTATGATCATAGAGGGAGCCACCAGGCTCCCTTGAGTATATTGACGACCGTTAACTTATATGTTAACATAGAAGGAGAAGGCATATGGCCACAACGCCGAGGCTGCTCTTACTTCACGGAGGAGAGAGCTTCGAATATTCTGCCTCGATCTGGGACAACCATGCGACGTACAAAGTTCCTTTGAAAATCTGAGCGAGAAAGAAAAGAAAAAGGTTCTTGCCCTGATCAGGCACACGGCTGAATTGGGACCTGGCTCAAATGAGGAGCGGTGGAAAAATATAGAGACCGGACTTTTCGAGATGAAATCCGGCAAGGTGCGGATGCCTTTTTTCTATCATCGCTGGCACCGGAACAGCATTGTGGTGACCCACATGTTTTTCAAGAAGCAGCCAGATGGCCCCAGGAAGAACTCAAAAGGGCACGTTCAAGAAAGAAGATAAGCGAAGGACTCTTGCCGGAATAACAAGGAGGACGGGTTTGATGAAGAGAGGAGCACTCGAAGCTTATGAAGAGAAATGGAGAGACGATTGCGATTACAGGATAGAGGTACTTAAGATTAAAGTCACTGAGCAGATTTGTTCCCTCATGAAAGATAAAAGTATAAGCCGGGCCGAGCTTGCAAGACGTCTTGGAAGCTCACGGGCTTATATCACAAAGCTTCTTAACGGCTCCGCCAATCTTACCCTGGAGACGCTCGTGAAAATAGCCTCAAGCCTTGATTCAGAGCTGGAAATTCTCCTGCTGCCGGAGGCACAGGGCCCGGGGAAAGAGAAAGCCGCGTAGGGCACCTGCCGGGCAGCAGCCGCGTCATTGTTCCTTGACCGGAATGAGCATCAATTTGGCTGAAACCCCTGCAATAGCTTACTTTGCCACGTCCAATGAAGTTATTTGTATTATCACGGTGCGGTTTTTCTTGCAGTTTTCAGGTGTGTCATTGGGGAAGAGCGGAGCATTTTCCCCAGTGCTCGTCACCATGAAGTTCCTTTCTTTAAGATCTGAGGTGGATCTTAAATACAGAGCCACAGCAAGAGCGCGGTAGAAGCCAAGTGAAATGTTGTCCGGATAGAATGAACCGGGGGAGAGAGGTTCGTTATCTCTACATATGCAATCGGTTAAGGAGAAAAACCTGAAAGGTTCAAATGGATAAAGAAGAAATTGATCCTTTTCGACCTCGGCTATTACAGCTTCAGGCTGTTTGCCAGGATCAAGAAGCTTGACGGCTATTTCATCAGCCGCCTCAAGAGCAACGCCAATCCTTTGATAATAAGCTCCAACCTTATCCATCGCGGCCGGAAGATGGAAACAGAAGGCTATCGTCTTCAAGATGTTCTTGACAAGCTGCAAAGAGAAGTCGTGGAGGAGATAATTGATCCTAATATAGGTAGAAAGTCCATTATGGCTGGGTTACAATGCTAAAACGATCACATATGCATGCAGATTAAAAAAACTTCCGATACCCCTTTGTGACCACGGAGGCGCCTCGGCAGGGCCGGAAGGCGCCCAAAACCTCCGTTGGTGAGAGGTTCTTGCCCCTGGTGGTCATTTTTGACCTTTCCACCCTTTTCAGACCGGCTTGAGGGTATCCTGCGACGTCCTATTATCGTTGCAATGAATGGGTTTTTTAGGGGTGACCTGTTTGATATTTCATTATCGATATGATAAAATAAAACCATGGATACGCATGAGACCCATACAATCTCTGATCTGTTCCTCCCCGATGAAGAGGAGCTTCTTCACCTCAGTGCCTCTTTGCCGTCACAGGACTATGAGGACATGCTCCTCCTCCCGGAGCCCTTTGAGCTCCCCGAGGGTACCCTTTATAACTATGATCACATGGCGAAAATCACCAGGGAAGGCCTCATCCCCGAAGCGGAAAAGCTCTCGGAGGAAATCTCCTTCGGCTCAATCGACAGGGATGAGCGGGCTTTCAGGATAGATTTCACCCTCTGTGAGGCAGTCCGCGGCCGCCTGGCGCTTGATCTTCTGCTCGGCGGCCTTCTCGTTACTCTGAAATCGAAAGGAGTTGATCTGGTAGGATACCGCTCCATGGGGACCTTCGCCACGGAGCATCTCTCATTTTCTGGGCGCACCGCGTCGGAGCTGATGCACAACTTCGAGCTTCTCAGGGCGCTCCCCCTCACGCGGGAGGCCTATCTTGAGGGCAGGATCGCAAAGAGCGCCCTCAGGCATCTCTCGAGAGTCATCACGCCTGAGAATGAGTCCTGGTGGCTCGCCATTGCGCGGGAGCGCTCCCTGTGCGGCCTCGAGAGGGAAGTGAAAAGGGCTCTCGCCGAAGGGAAGGCCGGATCGGCGACCCCTTCCGGCGATGGTCCCGAAGCCGGGTCCGAAGGCACAATGATGTATTTCAGCGTACCGCCCTCACTTGCCCTCACCTGGGACTTCGCCCTCTCCCTCTTCCGGGACAAAGAGCACTATGACGGGCCTGTCTCAGGATTTGTCGAGGCTCTCCTTGCGAATTTCCTTGCCTCAGGGGAAGCCGCCCCGGAGCTTCCGGCCCTTGATGCCAAGGGAAATCGCCCCCTCTTCTCACGGGTGCCCCTCATGAAGAGAAGGATGGGAAACCGGCGTGTGAGCGATCCCGATGAGGGTGTCGGGAAGGCCTTCGGAAGCCCTTCCTGCGGCGCTCCCTGGGAGCTGCCCTGGAGCATCCATTTTCCGTCGTGGCTGGAAGAGGCCCGGTCCGGCGGAGAATACGCCGGGGTCTCCGCCAGGGCGTTTGCGGGCCGCCTCCGGAGGGCCGCCTCCATCCGCCAGAGGCTTGACGTGGCCGCGGGAATGCTCCTTCGGGCGATGGATGATCGGCAGCTCCACCGCCTTCTCGGCTATGAGTTCATCGAGGACTATGCAGGGGAGCGCTGCGGCTTCTCGATGGCGCAGACCCGCCAGCTCATCAGGCTCGCCGAGGGATTCCGCCGCCACTCCCTCACCGAAGACGCCTTCAGGAAGGGCGTCATCACCAGGGAGCAGGCGCGCCTCATCCTCCCCTTCGTGGACCCTAAAAATGAGTCACAGTGGATTGCCTACGCCGCGAGCGTGCCCACGGCGGACCTTCGGGAAGAGGCAGGGCGCTGCGCGAGGATCCTGGAGTATGACTGCCTGGTCCCCCACAGTTACACTCTGCTTCCAGGCTTCCGCTACGTCACCGACGAGAGGTTTCACGGCCTGCAGAAGGAGGTGCAGGACTGCATACGTGACGGCTCGTGGTACAAGGGGCCCTCACTTGATTCCTCGTGGCCTCTTGAGTCAGACGACGAGGAGATCATCGCTTCCCGCGACAGGCGCTTCGATGCGCCCTGGAAGTATTTCAACGATGTGGAAGAGATGAGGGCCTCCGAGGCCTCCATGAAAATTGAAAAAAACTCCACCCTGTGTGCGGGCCTCGGAAACCAGTCGGGGAGCGATCATCTGCATGGGGGGGCAGGCAATGGGAAAGGGCAGGCACCCCATGGGCAAGGATGCGGAAATGCCCTGTGCTCATGTCATCAGTCACTGAAAAAAACACTGAAGGCTTGCACCATCCCCCGGGGTGAGCGCCCCGAAGAGGTCTTTCTCAGGGACATTCTCTCTTCACAGGACCCCTCCCGGGCAGTGAAGGGCACCATGACGATCAAGTTCTTTCTCCCCCGGGAGCTTGAGGTGCTCTGGAATCTGGCAGCCCACACCTTTCTCGCCAGGCTCGCCCATGCGGAAGAGGCCGACAGCCTCGGACTCCCCGAAGAGACTTTCCTTGCAGCACTCCTTGCCGACTATCTCATGACAGAGGACACATTGAAGCATGCAGCTCATCATCATAAGATCCTGAAGCGCGACAGGTTCCGCTGCCAGGTCCCCGGCTGCCGCTGCAGGCGGGGCCTCCACGTGCACCACATCATCAGGCGCTCTCAGGGCGGCACCGATGACGAATGGAATCTCATCGTACTCTGCGAGGCCTGCCACCTCCACCTCCTCC
This DNA window, taken from Candidatus Eremiobacterota bacterium, encodes the following:
- a CDS encoding cytochrome c3 family protein; its protein translation is MKKIKLARPVLLLCLALFLCASLVYAITAPSRIVFKNKKKADVIFSCAGHSKKFDCSKCHPELFAMKRNGTAFTMEDISAGKKCGTCHNGTVSFAVKNCVRCHVPPKKPAVKTGCPGDCTKCTKCE
- a CDS encoding 4Fe-4S binding protein gives rise to the protein MTYRRIALLRLLFQLFFLVFIAAVAVRGRLGQSFDTCESICPFGGAEGMIYFLTHRQYLCVLSYYNVALFIALLLLALAAGRLFCSYLCPLGLLYEKMNALRLRWKIKAKLPPPGVDRALQALRYLVIAVILYATWKIGDLVFRGYDPFFALFSLHGHGIAWTSYLVLGLTVAGALFIPMAWCRYLCPLGGAMDLPALVKLIRVTRDRGSCTGCGACDRTCPMAIPVSRRDEVREVNCTLCLQCASHCPEKDALQVRGPVKRPAAWVLPVLVLAFLVLSHLIAPLFRVPTLKSTFKPARPAAAPLKETVFTVEGLTCRGKSLMLSENLRYLPGMYEMETYASERKLIVRYDPGLLGEQDIRECIEGTMRDPETGEEAAPFRVLRAR
- a CDS encoding ATP-binding protein encodes the protein MHFIDRERELMYLNEAYQREGSQFIVIYGKRRVGKTELVRRFFTGIPHIYFLAEKSSEKDQMVMLSEKTGLAFQDDFLLSRGFGAWREFFRYVRDKGRIIVVVDEYPYLVESNAAIPSIFQSGWDEELKDSQVFLVLLGSSIGMMETEVLGYRSPLFGRRTGQILVEPLSFWDAKKFFPSLPFEEFLYIYAILGGVPAYLMKFDPGTGLWENIRKNILNPQAYLFAEPEFILREELREPRHYFSILRALSLGKRRAGEIINETGLEKNVIGKYLSVLADLRLIRREVPVTEKNPEKSKQGIHLVNDHFFRFWFDYVFPGRSFILEGEELYLLDRKIRPSMDDFVSPVFEEICRSLVRRRGAQELRFHQVGRWWSRRAEIDVVALNEDENAILLGEAKWSTRKVGTDVLAHLKEQAVNVEWGRPRRREYYALFSRAGFTGELKERASRERVLLYDFQEICREEHAVG
- a CDS encoding helix-turn-helix transcriptional regulator produces the protein MAPGRTQKGTFKKEDKRRTLAGITRRTGLMKRGALEAYEEKWRDDCDYRIEVLKIKVTEQICSLMKDKSISRAELARRLGSSRAYITKLLNGSANLTLETLVKIASSLDSELEILLLPEAQGPGKEKAA
- a CDS encoding HNH endonuclease signature motif containing protein; this encodes MDTHETHTISDLFLPDEEELLHLSASLPSQDYEDMLLLPEPFELPEGTLYNYDHMAKITREGLIPEAEKLSEEISFGSIDRDERAFRIDFTLCEAVRGRLALDLLLGGLLVTLKSKGVDLVGYRSMGTFATEHLSFSGRTASELMHNFELLRALPLTREAYLEGRIAKSALRHLSRVITPENESWWLAIARERSLCGLEREVKRALAEGKAGSATPSGDGPEAGSEGTMMYFSVPPSLALTWDFALSLFRDKEHYDGPVSGFVEALLANFLASGEAAPELPALDAKGNRPLFSRVPLMKRRMGNRRVSDPDEGVGKAFGSPSCGAPWELPWSIHFPSWLEEARSGGEYAGVSARAFAGRLRRAASIRQRLDVAAGMLLRAMDDRQLHRLLGYEFIEDYAGERCGFSMAQTRQLIRLAEGFRRHSLTEDAFRKGVITREQARLILPFVDPKNESQWIAYAASVPTADLREEAGRCARILEYDCLVPHSYTLLPGFRYVTDERFHGLQKEVQDCIRDGSWYKGPSLDSSWPLESDDEEIIASRDRRFDAPWKYFNDVEEMRASEASMKIEKNSTLCAGLGNQSGSDHLHGGAGNGKGQAPHGQGCGNALCSCHQSLKKTLKACTIPRGERPEEVFLRDILSSQDPSRAVKGTMTIKFFLPRELEVLWNLAAHTFLARLAHAEEADSLGLPEETFLAALLADYLMTEDTLKHAAHHHKILKRDRFRCQVPGCRCRRGLHVHHIIRRSQGGTDDEWNLIVLCEACHLHLLHDLRTLTVRGRAPYELTFTFGSLAESDPFLIYEKGSRIPGNILLSML